A stretch of DNA from Anopheles nili chromosome 2, idAnoNiliSN_F5_01, whole genome shotgun sequence:
ACAGCTCGTTGTGCGGGTAGTCCGTAGTGACACGCTGCTCACTTTCGTGATACTCCGCGCAATCGACCGGGTGCTTGATATCACAGTGGTGCGGATCGTTAATGATCGCGAACAGCGTCCAGAAGGGCGTGCGTGTTTCCAGCGCGATGAACCACGCGGCCGCCATGCTGCCGAATCGTGTCACGCCATGTTTAAATCCGCCCAGGCCCAACTTTTCGCTTGGATCGTGCGAATTAATCTCACACAGGATGTACTTGTCGCAGTGGGGCGTCGCGATCGCTTGCCGATACGCACGGTGCACTTTCAGGACGGGCTCGATCACCTACCGGAACACCGGAATACCGGATGTAACGAAAAGAAGTAAATCTCATTAGCTCACAGTTTTCTATCGCTTGTTCTTCCACTTCCAGTTTGTTTCGTCCACTCACCTCCAGATTGAGCGTATCGGTCAGCTTGTCCGTCATCTCCGTCACGTTGTACTGCTGCAGGAATTGCTTGGCCTTGCCGAGCTTCAGCAGATCCTTCACGTAGTGTACGGCCGGTTTCACGTACTGGATGGAGGATATCTTCACCGCGAGGTACCGCTTCGCCACGTGATCGATGAGGCTCGAAATCGTCTCACTGGGCCGGTTAATGTCCAGCAGTGTCTGCTTGGGGTAGCCCTGGGACTGCAGGAATCCGTTGGCCATCAGCTGCCCGGTAGCGACGTAGCTGCGAAACACACACAGGAGACAAAAAGAATCGCACATTATTCGAGCTGCTCAGTCAGTGACCTACTTTTTCGGGCGCGTTGCCACCACGTCATCCGTTCGTAACGGTAATCTGGCCACACAGGAAGGAGGGAAATTCCAATGTGTCACTCACCGCTGGTACACCTCCGGATTGGCGATGTAGTTGACCCACTCGGCGAGGTAGATGGTGGCCGCTTTGATCCAACGTCGCCGGAACGATTGGTTCTGCAGTGACTGGAACAGCTTGTCGTAGTCCAGCTTTCCGGCGCGTCCAACAAAACCTTTGAACACGGTGTGCAAACCCATCTTCGTCCACAACGCCTCGGCCAGCTCGGACTGCGTGAATTGGTCCCACATAACGTGCAGATTCTCGAGGAACGGTGGCAACACCCACGCGTGACCTTTGTGCTTCTCCTGAGTGCGTTCCATTTCCGGTCCAGTGAATGACTGGAAGGCTTGTACGGCAAGTGGTAGCAGGTTGGCAAGGGCAtctgctccaccaccaccaccaccaccggacgatTGCTGATCCTGCTCGACATTGTTGTAGTTCGCAAGCCAGCTTGAGGCCATCGTAAGGACAGTATCAACGAGCGGATTCTGTCCCTGATCCACCGGAGCCTTCCGTTTTTGGCGCTTTCCACTGGACTGCTGCTGACGTCGTCGAATAGGCTCATCGCTAGTGTCGTCATCGTGATCtctgccaccaccgccgctggcagcaccagcaaacaTTTGAATCACATTTCCGATCAATGCCGgatcaaaaccaccaccgttggttccaccaccgccattaGCACCGGCAGCCAACATACTTCCGATTCCGGACAGGATAGCACCCATTCCGTCGTTGCCACCGCCGGCTTTACCACCACCATTCGCGTTCGCCATCAGCGGCAACAACATGGACGCTATGCCGGAAAGTCCTGCtgcacctccaccaccaccaccctgttGGTTCCCCATCGACGACAGGAACTCGGTGGCCATGTCGAGAAAAGGGCTACCCTCGTCGGCATCATGCGCCGTAAATGCACCGCCACTGATCGCGAGAACCACCAGCGTTACAAGCAACGGATGTTTTCCCATCGCAGGTTGGTTTATTCacccaccaaacacacacgcacacactgttCTTTCGATCTTTCGCGATCACGATCCGCAGACGTTCGACTCGCAGGACGGCACAAACTTGAATGGATCACAGAATGGGCCACGTTCCCCGGCGAAGGTTGCGCCTGGGTTTTGGGGCGAACGAGAAAGCAAGCGAGACAAACCCTGGCCAGGTTGAATAGCGAAGAAGCAAGAGCAATTGTTTGACCACGGGAACGGGAAGGCGAAGGAACCCAGGCGGAGAtgggcgaaagagagagaaagagacagagaaaggCTTGAGGAAGATGCACAAAGGAATCACGAAACCCACGGGCATggccaacgaaacgaaacgaagcgaaacactAGAACaggttgtgtgggtgtgtgtgtgtttgtgtgtgtttgtgtgcagaCAGGCGCAAGAAGTTAGGAAGTGATCTCGCAACGATACCTGAGTCACAGACCGCTGGTATGAGCCTTTCTgagtttttcatttcatcttttttttttgttcggttgtAAGATCTCGTCTACCTAAGATCTTTGGCGACCTGCTGTCATAATTAAGAGTGTAGAAGTTGTGTAAGATCAGGCTCAAATGCTTAGTTCAGTGATCTACGCCATGAAGATGGTTGTTGGGCAAATGCACAATCAAAGGAGGCGATTTTACTTCCGATCGCTTcgaaccaaaataaaaaaaaggtagctAGAGCACTCCCTTTAGCGATCAGTGAGCATGCGATCGTACTGAAGCTCAGGGCCCCTTAGCTCATAATGCGTTTCTGGTTCTGGTGGttaagagagagtgagagagaaagagagagccaCACATTTTTATAACAGTAATTCTTGGGCGATTTTCTTGcccctttttccaaccacatATGCATGTGATGGCTGGCTTCTCGCCACTGCTCTGGCGAGACCGGATTGTCTCGTCCCCGTACAAGAGCAATCAGTTCCAGCGACGGAACGGGCAGTGGGCTAGAACCGTGGGTTTTCGCGTGCCTTGTCGAGCCGGTTCGCGATTCGTAATTGACCAGCAGAGAGACCGCACTGGCAATAAACAGCCCGCTAGCTGGCTAACTGgaacgtgctgctgctggctgatgATGAGCGCTTGCTAGATACCTGTTCACGCGAATCTGTATCGCTCCCTGAAAACGGCGCCATGGTGTAGAGCGTGACACGGAAAACGGAATCACTCGTTTGGGTGTCATTGGCCCGCCAGCGGGAGAAGATGTGCCAATTCGCAAAGCAAACAGACAGAATGGCGTTCTTTGAACACGAACTGTGGTGGCAAACTTTCAccaaaaatatgaaacaaccaaccaacaagacaaaaaaagggaacactcTCATCATCACGATGGGCTGAAAAATGACAACACAAATGCGATTAACAGTGAACGAAGAAGCAGAGCGCACATTATTCATGCAGAGAGAGCCTGCAGATGATCACAGGCAACCTATCGGAGACGGAGGCTGCTCGAAGGAACAGGTTCCGAACAGACGTCAGAATCCGCAAATGGGTCACAGTAAACGGCCTTACGGCAATCCCGTTGCCCATGTGGTGGAAGGTGGGATTTCCTTCCTTCAGGAGTCAATAAACGCAACATCCATGGAACTGTGATTTGTGGTCAAAACATTACCTGTATGTTGTGATGGTGTTAACAGTCGGCGGCGAAAGAAAGCCGAAGAAAACGTTATTATAACCCCTAAACTAAACTTGAGAGAGCAAGAATTCCTTCAATTCCCATTTTGCCGTCTCTGGTTCTCTCCAAACTCAGTATCGATCGCGCTTGATCAGTGGTGTGGTTTGTGGCACAGGAATAACGCACTACGGCTGTAACGCTGTGCCGATGTGCCGACACAAGAACAGAAGTAGGTCAAACTGGGCCGCTCAAACCGGGAACCTGAAGCAGGCCATCTTTCGGCATCGGCAGCGCAGGGCAAGCGGGCGCTAGAgagccacaaaaaaacggcgaGGGATCGTCTTTGAAAGCACAGATTTGCTACCCCGGCACATGCCCCTCAAAACCGGTCCACAAgatgggtgagtgggtgggtgggtgtgagcgaaaggcggaaaaagaaaccaaaggCGATCGGTGTCGGCGGGATGGGCCAGAATGCGAGAAAGGTCAAGCAGGAGCAGGGCTGGAAAATGATGGCATTTAAAggtaacaaaaaacaaggtGTAGAAATGTGTCAGCcgtattttccatttcaaacgCGGTCACCCGTGCCACAGAAAGAGAATGTGGAATTAAAGGAATCTAACGAAAGAGGGGGTTCTAGAAAAGCTTCTGCTCTCGCTGGGGCTCTGTTGCTCTGCTCGCTTGCAGAAAGTTTACAGCAAAATAAGCTGTAAGCCATAGGGTTAAAATAAATCCCGGTTCATAGAGACTGTGAAATTATTAGATGAATCTAAACACAATGATCATAAAAGCTTCTGTTCTTGATGGGCATTTTCTGTTCAGCTTCAAAGACATTGTTGAAAATCAGTATACAATTGGCTTTGTGGGGTTCCAGAATTATTTGTCTTCAAATTTTCAGTTAATAAAGAGAATGTGGAATTATTAGATGAATCTAAAACGATGATCTGAAACAAAGCTTCCGTTCTTGCTGGGCTTTTCCAACTAGGTTACTCAAAATTGTATGCAATAGAGTTAAAATAAATCCCCTCCTTCATTCCAAAGATTTATCCTGCAATGTCTCATGGAAAATGTCCACTTACGAttgttgtttaatttgttcCTTGCGTCCAGAATCAACCCCACTCAAAACGCATTAGATAACCGAGGGTACGTGTGGAAATAAGTGAACCTATGCTTATCCATGCACCTTTATGGAGCAAAATTATAGACGTTCCTTGTCCGGAAAGCCTTTCGCTAATCTGCGCGGTATTTATAGCTAGCATATTGCATCGAAACGTAGTTGCACAGTTGTCCCCAACGGTTTTATGCCAACTGCGCGCTTTACGATCACGTTAGATAATCGGTACACCGTCGATGCGTTGATTCCATTGCCGTAATCGCTCGTCGAGATCAATCCCTACAAATGCATTCGTAAACGCATGCGAACATGGCCTACGTTGATCGTTGTTAGATCCCTAGACTGCAtcattgattgttttttatctcaatttgaccaccgaaaaaaaactcactaaAGGAAGCGCTCTTTTTTTCGGCAGGGAAGGCACACTCGATGCCACGCGATTAGTTTTCGCTTATAGTTCTGAATTTACgcgcgtgaaaaaaaagcagctttCACTCCCCACCTCCCACGAAAAACGCGGAAATGCACTAGTGCACCAGCTCGGTGTCTGAGGTGCACGGTGTCGACGCCGCATAAAACGCTGGCCACTTTCTTCCTGGGAACGGCCATCGCGCCTTCGTGTGCGTCTGGGGCGAGAGAAGGTGAACCCCGAGCCTTAGAGAAGGGGATGTCTAATGCAGTTTATAAATGCCACTATGCAGCTGATTTCCGGCCACAGTACCGCGCCGTGGATGGTCAGTGAAAGTGCTCGCTAGGATCCAGCGTTCCGACGTGCCAATCCCGACGACGATTTTTGGTGTTTCCCCTTCCTGGCTGGAGCAATGGATCTGGAGTATAGTCCCCTCGGGGATGATCTGCGGGATCGTCTGGAGGCGTTCTTCGGCCGCAAGGATCACTTCGTCGAGGTGAACCCAGGCCGGGTGGTTATGCCACGGCGGATCACCGAGCTGGGTGATTCGATCCGGACGCTACCGATCCGCCCGGATGACGTGTGGCTGATGTCGTTTCCACGAGCCGGATCAACTTGGGCCCAGGAGATGGTGTGGCTGTTGGGGAACAATCTCGATTACGAGGCAGCCCGGAACCAAATGCAACAGGTCCGCACACCGTTGCTCGAGCTTTCGGTCATCTTTTCCGACGATCGCAGTGTCGAGGATACCGTGACGTAAGATATCATGAGCATGCGGACCAATTTCTAGCCCACCAATGTAatgcgtttttgtgtgtgtgtttgtgttttcaaTGCGTCGTGTACAGGCGGCACGAGAAAATTGATTCGGTGCAGTGTGTACACCAGATGGCGGGAAGACGGTTCATCAAATCTCACCTTCCGTGGCAACTGCATCCCCGGGAGCTGGACACGGTGCGGCCAAAGATCATCTACGTGGTGCGAAATCCGAAGGATCTGTGCGTCTCgtactactactactgccAGCTGATCCATCGGTCCGAGGGTACGTTTGAGGAGCTGTGCGATATATTCCTTGCCGATCAGGCCCCGATCGGGCCAATGTGGGCGCACGCGTTGGCTTTCTGGAAGCGCCGCAATCAGGGCAACATTCTGTTCCTCCGGTACGAGGATATGAAGCGCAATCTACCGCAGGTGATACGTCGTTGTGCGCAATTTCTCGACTTTGGCCGCGAGCTTACCGACGACGAAGTGCAACGGATGTGCGAACACCTCCAGTTCGATCGCATGCAACGCAATCCGGCCGTCAATCTCGAGCCGCTGATGAAGGACTCGTCGGTGATGCAAAACGACGCCAACGGGGTAAAGTTCATTCGCAAGGGTGAGATTGGCGATTGGAAAAACCACATGGACGCGAAGATGTCTGCGAGGTTTGATGCCTGGATCGAGGAGCATTTCGAGGGTTCTGGGATTGAGTTCGATTACGAATGAAATAAACCACGCCATCGTCTGTAAATCAACGGTGGGCTtggcttttctctctctctctctctctatcctgGGGTCGTCCCCAATCTGTAGCGTCTAGACAGCGATGATGTTAGTTTCCCGGATGAGAACGTTTAATGCACAACAAGTagaacgaaggaaaacttccGTTACCGTCGAAAGAAACTGCACAAACTGCATGCAAAACCGGTGCATTAGATGCACGCCAATTAGCCGCACAGTTCCGTGTGATGTACCACCTTCGTTTTATCCTTCCGCAGTTCGCTGCGCTACGATCCACATGGAGGTTATGTAACACGATTTCCTTCCCGTACCacccgtttttccgaccacacTCCGGACTCCATGCAAATCGTGCGCCATCGTCCGTTCGACAGAGCAGGTGGCTTTCCTGGGTGCTGAAACCCACCAGGAAAGTAAATGATTAGATCAGCTAACCGGACCGGACCAGCGACCGATCGGCAATCGAGCCACCGGATAGGGCAGGCAGAGTTTCCACCAGGACGGTAACCGGTTCCAGCTTAAGACCCGTGCGGACAAATCACTCGTAAACACCGTTACCGGCCGCATTAAGCTATGTGCTGCTATGGGGCGTCTTGGAATCGTGTGTACACTACTAATAAGTGTAACGGTAACAATTTATCTCGGTTTAGGTTCTATATAATTGCACTAACCGAAGATCGGGAAAAACGTTGAAGCCTGGATGTGGCGGTAGGGATATCAGAATGTTCGAAATGTGTAAATGAAGTCTTTCAAACACGTGCtagcgttaaaaaaaagaaggaaatatAGCATGTCAAGATTCATCATTCGGTTGGTTGGTATATGAAGACacattagatttttttttctgacaatggtttattttgagttgaacattttcaaataaattattgtATAGCAAACGTTCTCAAGTTCATGTTTAAGTGTAAAAGATGATAATTTTCACTATATACCTTTCACTTTGTGTAATTACTATTCATCTTTGCTCTATTATAGGCGTACATTAATCATATGGTCATTTATAACATAATTCGAAATCAATTTTAGCGAGACTTTGCAAATGGCTTGATATACACCATACCAATGCAAACTAATGTTTCGTGCTTGGgttaaataattatttttacagCTTTTTTGATCACGTATACTTCAATACACGATCCTTTTCGTACAATCATTGACTAGAACGGACTTTTCGATgtatgctttttgttttgatttactAACATATTTGTCATGCTGTAGAGTCTTGTAAGCTGAtcgagctttatttttttttaattacgaAACCAGACAAAGCCATAGCACAAATTCGATGTAAACGTAGGCTTGCTTATTGAACGCATTATGTAATAAAATGAATAGATCTACAAGCCtttattagttttttattaCTTGATCTATATCGTTTTATTCTTTGTCAAGCAGACATCCATCTTTGCTTATCATTGTACCTCCTCTTTGAAATGAGAAATACAGTTCAAAGCTTGAATACCCGTACTACGATATCTTCCTGTAGCTAGCATCAGGGCTTTAGCAGAGGTTTTATCGATTAAATCTGGTAGAGCTGATCATGATCAAGAAGTACCAGAAGTTCAGCTGCTCGACAAGGATGGCCTTCATATTCGCGACCGTATTGAATGCGATATGGCTTAATTATAGGCAGTAATTGTTGCAAGGTTTTCAACAGCCGTCCCATGTTAATAGAAGACATACCAAACTGCTGAGCACGATTTCGGATAgaagtttgttgttgctccacaACGTCAACATATGCGGCTACTATTGCCTCCATACTCCATACTCTGGTACGAAGTTTATTCCGACGGACACACGTTGTCAATGGTCCTGTGATGCTGAATTTCGTCTGAAATGTACGAATAGTCTTCACTGTAGACGCTTTTTTACAAGGATACTTAGCCCTGTACACGCGTTGCGCAAGTGTTACAGTAGAACCTTTAGCACATTGTTCTGGCGTGAGGTGATTctggaaaataatattttaagcTGACAATATAACTTTAAAAACAAGACAATATAACACCTGGTTAACAagttatttataaaaaaacatcagctACGACCATGAGGTACTCTTtcaatggaaaacaaaaaaccagtgGAAAATTTGGTGGTACTATGTCGTCGGAAGTTATATTCCTCTCGTCTAAATCGGGAAAAAATATGTCTAAGAAATGTTGCACATTATGGAGATTTTAAAACTCTGTATGGATCTGCATCGACAGAACAGCTACCTCTCGAGAGAGCACGTGCACGCCAGCAAGTAAAATACTTAgcatttaaaatatattcgtCTTCGTTCGTTGTAAATAATAACGAAGCAGCCGTGAGTCGGTAAGCTGTCAAATGCATGGTCCAACTGACGATGCCACAGTGCACGAGTGACAGCCATCGTGCAGTCACAACAAACTATCATAAATAACGttaaaaaagagtgaaaagtCCTCTGCTTCGTCaaggttttaattttcttttccgttttccattcgaCCGAAAATTCCGTACTGCTGGTGTTTTAGCAGCATTCCCCCCGTTTATTCTTCGATCGTGCGCCTCGACTcattctgttttattttccgcccACGGTTAGAGATACGGTTTTGAGAGGCACTGTTACCGTAACAGCCAGCAATCCGATCTGATGAGAAAATTTACGACGAATTCGTCGCATTCAACAACGCCGTCGTCTTCGAAGCAGGTGAATCAACATCGTACTTTGGAGCAGATCGGAAACGACTTGCTGCAGGAATGCAAAACCTGCAACGAAAACTCGCGCCTCTCGAAAGGACTCCGCGAACGGGTCGAACGGTTACCACGAAAGATACGCAAGGAAGTGGTAAAACGGACCAGCGATGGTTGCTCCCCGCTCTTCATCGCCTGTCGCCGTGGTAACGTGGATATCACCGAGTATCTTATCACGGTTTGTGACGCCAACACGGAGCAGAAAGGATTCTACGAAGTTCCCGAAGATCGCTCCGTTCACTGTGTGACCCCGCTGTGGTGTGCTTGCGTTTCCGGCAAGCTGCCCGTCGTGAAATGTCTCGTTCGCCTTGGTTCCAACATAAACGCGCTTTCCGATACTGGCTCGACTCCGCTGCGTAGTTCTTGCTTCATGACACACATCGATATCGGTAGGTGGTGTGTGACCTGTGCGAGCCAAATTCCGAAAGCGCGATTGATGGCCAAAGTccgtttttccctttctttcttttgcagtTCAATTTTTGGTCGAACACGGAGCGGACATAAAGAAACCAAACTACAACGGTGGAACGTGCCTCATCAATTCGGTACAATCCGTCACGCTGTGTACGTATTTAATCAGCAAAGGCGCGGATGTGAACGCCCGCGACATTCAGGACAAAACGGCACTACACTACGCGATACAAGAGCATCGACTTGAGACAGCACAGCTTCTGTTGGAGCATGGTGCTGACCCGTTTGCAAAATCCCGCTATGGGGACGATGCGTTGCAGATGGCCTGCCTCAAGGGAGCCTATCACATATTCGATTTTTTGAAAAAGCGCATCAACTACTCCGCCGAACGGCTGGCGGATGCGCACGAGCTCTTCGGGTCGACGCTTATCGACGACCTCAATGTGACCCGCGGTGCCATTCTGCATTGGCGGTTGGCCCACCAGATCCGGTTACGCGAGGCCGGCTACATTTCCAAGAAACCCACCGTTGAGCCGCGGGCGGCGTATGCTTTCGCAACCGAATTCACCACTATCCCCGAGCTGGACAACATCGCAGCGGACATGGATGCCATGCGCGTCCAGAGCTTGCTCATTTACGAACGCATACTGGGTATCGGCCACCGGGATACACTGTTCCGGATAATGTTCCGAGGGGCGTCATACGCCGATGCGCATCGCTTTCAGCGTTGCATCGATCTGTGGCTGCTCGCGCTCCAGATACGGGTGCAAAAGTACTCCATCCTTTACTCCGACACTTGTCTCACGGCGCAGGCTCTCGTTCGCTTGATGCTCGACCTGATCGACGGGTACGATGAGCTGATGCCCGAGGAGCACATGGAAGGCACGGTACCTCGATTCGAAGACGTGTTCGCTGTGTTTAGCATCCTTACGGCCAACATAACGGTGGCGCGAGAACTCATCAGCTTGCGACCGGTTCATCGAAAGCAACAGGAAAATTTCGACCGCGTCATGAAGTGTTTGACCCATCTGATGTTTCTCATGCTTGCAACGGCGAAAACTGAGGATGATCGAGCATCGATCTATCGATCGGTACACACGCTCGTGCACAGCAAGGTTCGCAGCGCCATCACCAACGACACGCTGCTACACCTGTCCGTGTCCCGGTTGAACGTCATCAAGAGCGGCTACTTCAACGACGAATCCACATTTCTCAGAATCGTTTTCCCTAGCCTGAAAGTTGCCAAGCTGCTGTTGGACTGTGGGGCCGATGTAAATGCCAAAAATGAATCCAAATCGACGCCTCTGCTGGTTGCTGGGATGCCTTACAATTATGATCGAGATGTGAGTACACTTTCTACGCTGCGTGACAGCCATCGGTGATCGGAAACATATTAACACTTTTTGCTATGCTTTGCGTTGTTTGTGTGCAGGTGATCTTCACTCTTCTTGAGTATGGTGCGCATTTGGACGAGCCCAACCGACACGACGATCGTCCGTTGAACTTGATTCGCAAAAATCCGATCAACGACATCCCGACAGTGAACTATCTTCCCCTGAAGTGTCTCTGCTCTACGGTGATCGTGCGGTTTGGCATACCGTACCGTAACCAGATACCCCGCACTTTGGAGGAATTTGTAAAACGCCACGAACCGTAATTACATTGTCCGCGTCCCATTCGCTGCTCTACAAAACACTCGGTCGGTAGGTTTCCTTTCATCACTCAGTAGGAATGCACGTGTATCAGTTGAGTTACTTGCGTATTTATTTGGtatggtattttattttatttttattttatttttgcttcagtAACATTCAAAATCTGTGATTTCATAGACAACAAACGGTAGCGTTCAAAGGGTAGAAAAGTGATTAATAATTTATAGTCTCGGAGAGCACGTTGCCGAACGCTGTGTAAGCTCACTGTCAATTTACAATAACTAGGTGATCTGAGGGCATTCTGAGGTGGGGGATGATAACCAATTAGAGATTCTCGATCGCAAAACAAGCGTGCTGCGCAAATGCAACACATCGCATGATAGATCTTCCGTTACGCTGAACACAATATTGCCGCTTCTACTTACAAACAATctatagagagaaagagaacacaAAACTATATGGTTCGTCACAACATGTAGACAAGTCTTTTAGATGAGCCAAAAACCGCTCATATAAGCCAGAGGGAACACGCAGTGAAGGTTATATACGTAAAAGTATGGCACAGAGGCCACTATGCTACACCTAACCAAATGTATTATGATGTATTGTCCGAAGCATAGCAAATCCTACTGTAAACCACAGCAAGTCTTTCCTTAggcaaaatttcatttctatGAATAAAAGGTTCAGCTACATAAGATGTTTAAGGTTGCGCAATAACGTTCGGTTTAGTCAAACGACATGTagtacaacaacaaccacaaaaatCGATAATGGAATAACGAGGACACAGCCGAATAAAACTCACAGCAAGTcgtatttgcataaaaacgtttttatttccaaccaatgtgaaattaaaaattgtggtttctttttaataTCCACTACGGTCTAACTAACCAAAGATGGTAGATGCGAATTACACGTAGCTTTCGTGCCGGTatcgttttgtgtgtttaaaGATAAGTTCAACAATCTATGCT
This window harbors:
- the LOC128724210 gene encoding uncharacterized protein LOC128724210, with protein sequence MGKHPLLVTLVVLAISGGAFTAHDADEGSPFLDMATEFLSSMGNQQGGGGGGAAGLSGIASMLLPLMANANGGGKAGGGNDGMGAILSGIGSMLAAGANGGGGTNGGGFDPALIGNVIQMFAGAASGGGGRDHDDDTSDEPIRRRQQQSSGKRQKRKAPVDQGQNPLVDTVLTMASSWLANYNNVEQDQQSSGGGGGGGADALANLLPLAVQAFQSFTGPEMERTQEKHKGHAWVLPPFLENLHVMWDQFTQSELAEALWTKMGLHTVFKGFVGRAGKLDYDKLFQSLQNQSFRRRWIKAATIYLAEWVNYIANPEVYQRYVATGQLMANGFLQSQGYPKQTLLDINRPSETISSLIDHVAKRYLAVKISSIQYVKPAVHYVKDLLKLGKAKQFLQQYNVTEMTDKLTDTLNLEVIEPVLKVHRAYRQAIATPHCDKYILCEINSHDPSEKLGLGGFKHGVTRFGSMAAAWFIALETRTPFWTLFAIINDPHHCDIKHPVDCAEYHESEQRVTTDYPHNEL
- the LOC128720664 gene encoding luciferin sulfotransferase, whose product is MDLEYSPLGDDLRDRLEAFFGRKDHFVEVNPGRVVMPRRITELGDSIRTLPIRPDDVWLMSFPRAGSTWAQEMVWLLGNNLDYEAARNQMQQVRTPLLELSVIFSDDRSVEDTVTRHEKIDSVQCVHQMAGRRFIKSHLPWQLHPRELDTVRPKIIYVVRNPKDLCVSYYYYCQLIHRSEGTFEELCDIFLADQAPIGPMWAHALAFWKRRNQGNILFLRYEDMKRNLPQVIRRCAQFLDFGRELTDDEVQRMCEHLQFDRMQRNPAVNLEPLMKDSSVMQNDANGVKFIRKGEIGDWKNHMDAKMSARFDAWIEEHFEGSGIEFDYE
- the LOC128720239 gene encoding protein fem-1 homolog C, with amino-acid sequence MRKFTTNSSHSTTPSSSKQVNQHRTLEQIGNDLLQECKTCNENSRLSKGLRERVERLPRKIRKEVVKRTSDGCSPLFIACRRGNVDITEYLITVCDANTEQKGFYEVPEDRSVHCVTPLWCACVSGKLPVVKCLVRLGSNINALSDTGSTPLRSSCFMTHIDIVQFLVEHGADIKKPNYNGGTCLINSVQSVTLCTYLISKGADVNARDIQDKTALHYAIQEHRLETAQLLLEHGADPFAKSRYGDDALQMACLKGAYHIFDFLKKRINYSAERLADAHELFGSTLIDDLNVTRGAILHWRLAHQIRLREAGYISKKPTVEPRAAYAFATEFTTIPELDNIAADMDAMRVQSLLIYERILGIGHRDTLFRIMFRGASYADAHRFQRCIDLWLLALQIRVQKYSILYSDTCLTAQALVRLMLDLIDGYDELMPEEHMEGTVPRFEDVFAVFSILTANITVARELISLRPVHRKQQENFDRVMKCLTHLMFLMLATAKTEDDRASIYRSVHTLVHSKVRSAITNDTLLHLSVSRLNVIKSGYFNDESTFLRIVFPSLKVAKLLLDCGADVNAKNESKSTPLLVAGMPYNYDRDVIFTLLEYGAHLDEPNRHDDRPLNLIRKNPINDIPTVNYLPLKCLCSTVIVRFGIPYRNQIPRTLEEFVKRHEP